In the Hordeum vulgare subsp. vulgare chromosome 7H, MorexV3_pseudomolecules_assembly, whole genome shotgun sequence genome, one interval contains:
- the LOC123408085 gene encoding uncharacterized protein LOC123408085 has protein sequence MAHCMRIRHCYKKILTAHPERCAIANRHQRAAPDPVPQIHPASFSLLRNITGNPEVRVSKMGRASGVLENHEEGRRYAEHGLRAYVQDKTSEIMPGINKFFAMYELFAMYREWQEEMAKEINESGIVNLSLYAPKLAQDFIHSAAFIRASVDGRRVFLLTSTNLNP, from the exons atggcgcactgcatgAGGATACGCCATTGCTACAAAAAAATTCTAAcggcgcaccccgagcggtgtGCCATTGCTAACCGGCA CCAGCGCGCAGCCCCGGATCCCGTCCCCCAGATCCACCCCGCCTCCTTCAGCCTCctccgcaacatcaccggcaaccCAGAAGTCAG AGTCAGCAAGATGGGGAGGGCATCAGGAGTGCTCGAGAACCATGAGGAGGGTAGGCGCTACGCCGAGCACGGCCTCAGAGCCTACGTGCAGGACAAGACCTCCGAGATCATGCCAGGAATCAACAAGTTCTtcgccatgtacgagcttttCGCCATGTACCGTGAATGGCAAGAAGAGATGGCCAAGGAAATCAATGAAAG TGGGATTGTTAACCTGTCTTTGTATGCTCCGAAACTGGCTCAGGACTTCATCCATTCTGCTGCGTTTATCAGGGCATCTGTGGATGGGAGGCGAGTATTTCTACTGACTAGTACCAATCTTAACCC GTAA
- the LOC123410756 gene encoding probable glutathione S-transferase: protein MSQQPEQAPVRLITAFGSPFAHRVEVALTLKGVPYELLVEDLASKSDLLLAHNPVYQSVPVLLHGDRAVCDSLVIVEYVDEAFHDDDGTAPRRLLPADPYDRATARFWADFVANKCLKPLWQSTWTDGEEQARLARETKEGLGVLEAQLDGKRFFGGEALGFVDLAACTLAHWLGVLGEVGGVRLMEDGEYPALRRWAKEYTSHEVVRRSLPDRDELVAYFTKNKEKYRSSMLKPAVK, encoded by the coding sequence ATGTCGCAGCAGCCAGAACAGGCGCCGGTGAGGCTCATCACGGCGTTCGGCAGCCCGTTCGCGCACCGGGTGGAGGTGGCGCTCACGCTCAAGGGGGTGCCGTACGAGCTGCTCGTGGAGGACCTGGCCAGCAAGAGCGACCTGCTGCTCGCCCACAACCCCGTCTACCAGTCGGTCCCCGTCCTCCTCCACGGCGACCGCGCCGTCTGCGACTCCCTCGTCATCGTCGAGTACGTCGACGAGGCCTTCCACGACGACGACGGGACGGCGCCCCGGCGCCTCCTCCCGGCGGACCCCTACGACCGCGCCACCGCCCGCTTCTGGGCCGACTTCGTCGCCAACAAGTGCTTGAAGCCGCTGTGGCAGTCGACGTGGACCGACGGCGAGGAGCAGGCGCGGCTGGCGAGGGAGACCAAGGAGGGACTGGGGGTACTGGAGGCACAGCTCGACGGGAAGCGGTTCTTTGGGGGCGAGGCCCTCGGCTTCGTCGACCTCGCCGCCTGCACGCTGGCTCACTGGCTCGGCGTGCTGGGGGAAGTCGGCGGGGTGCGGCTGATGGAGGACGGCGAGTACCCTGCTCTCCGCCGGTGGGCCAAGGAGTACACTTCCCATGAGGTCGTCAGGCGGTCCCTGCCGGACAGGGACGAGCTCGTCGCCTACTTCACCAAAAACAAGGAGAAGTACCGGTCGTCGATGCTCAAGCCAGCGGTGAAGTGA